The following proteins are encoded in a genomic region of bacterium:
- the xerC gene encoding tyrosine recombinase XerC, with protein MKYLDEFLLYLRVEKDTSYHTQRGYKADLLGIDSFIKTLTKRKIELGNPGVDRLIIRQYLAYLQKENYSRKSMARKLASLRTYFKFLCRKGYIQTNPAKSIFTPKLTQDLPTFLYQNEIVALIELPENSTALLLRDRAIMETLYSTGMRVSELVGMNLLDIDETSGMVKVLGKGNKERLVPIGSYALSCIERYLGKRIELLKKNREQEALFLNGKGGRLTSRGVRLIVNKYVNKMAISKHVSPHTFRHTFATHLLDAGADLRIVQELLGHASLATTQIYTHLTKERLKSVYDKAHPRA; from the coding sequence ATAAGGCGGATTTATTAGGGATAGATAGCTTTATAAAAACCCTCACCAAACGGAAAATAGAATTAGGGAATCCTGGTGTTGATAGATTAATAATTAGACAATACCTTGCCTATCTTCAAAAAGAAAATTATTCTCGTAAAAGTATGGCGCGAAAATTAGCCAGTCTGAGGACTTATTTTAAATTTTTATGCAGAAAAGGATATATTCAGACAAATCCCGCTAAAAGTATATTTACCCCCAAGTTGACACAAGACTTGCCAACATTTTTATACCAGAATGAGATAGTAGCACTAATTGAATTACCTGAAAACTCAACAGCATTGCTTTTACGAGATAGGGCAATAATGGAAACCCTTTATTCAACCGGGATGAGAGTAAGTGAATTGGTTGGAATGAACCTGTTAGATATAGATGAAACAAGTGGAATGGTGAAGGTGTTAGGGAAAGGGAATAAAGAAAGATTGGTTCCAATTGGCTCTTATGCCCTGAGTTGCATAGAAAGGTATCTTGGAAAACGAATAGAATTACTTAAAAAGAACCGCGAGCAAGAGGCGTTATTCCTGAATGGAAAAGGAGGACGATTGACTTCACGCGGGGTAAGACTCATTGTTAATAAATATGTAAATAAAATGGCTATTTCAAAACATGTCAGTCCACATACCTTTCGTCATACCTTTGCCACGCATCTTTTAGATGCTGGGGCAGATTTAAGGATTGTTCAGGAATTATTAGGACATGCAAGTTTAGCTACAACCCAGATTTATACCCACTTGACTAAAGAACGACTCAAATCTGTTTATGACAAAGCCCACCCCCGAGCATAA